In Pseudomonas sp. p1(2021b), the genomic window GGTGGCGCAGATGCTGGCGGAGCGGTTGCTGTATGGGTGAGCCGGTGTTGCCTGCAAGGGCTCAATCGCGGGGCAAGCCCGCTCCCACAGGAGCTGAGCTGGATACAAACCAGGCGTTGCAGGGCCATCATGTGGGAGTGGGCTTGCCCGCGATTGCGGTGGCCGACCGCACACTCCAGTAACTACTCCGTACCGCCCTCAAGCAGTTCCGCCAGCGCATCCGGCTGGTTCTTGAACGCCCGGGCGAATACATCGCGGTTCTTGGCCATGTAGATACCGGCCTCCTCGACCTGCTGCTCGGTCAGCGACGGCACCGCCTTGTGCAACACGTCGGCCAGGCGCTCGGCCAGTTCGAGCATTTTATCGTGACGGTCTGCCTCGGCCTTATCCATGAACAAGCGCTCCGGGTCGCGGCTGCTGCGGTACACCACTTCGACGGCCATTCATCACCTCTGTGCCTTTTTGCTGGGTTGCTGTATGCATATACAGTATCCGGTCAGGCCATGCAGATGCAACCACGGTGATGGCCTTTTTTCCACTGAGCCTAGCCCACAGGTGCCTTGCGGCAATCGGTCGCCTTCCAAGCCAAGGGCCTGGCCCTTTAACTGCATGCACAAAGCGTCACAGGCGTGGCGCATCATCCTTCAGCTCGTATCGGGGAATCGAACATCGTGAACATCAAATGGGCAGAAAAACTGCGCAAGGGCCTGCATGGCTCCGCCGACTCGCTGGGCAACCTGTGTGTCGAGGGTTTCCATTACCTGGCGTTGTTCGGCATCGGCGCCATCACGGCCTACGCGGCGGTGATGACCTTCCTGGACATGGGCAAGGGCGGGGTCAGCGTCGATGACATCCTGCTGCTGTTCATCTACCTGGAGCTGGGGGCGATGGTCGGGATCTACTTCAAGACCAACCGCACGATACTAACACTTCCTCAAACCCCGGCTTTCTTGAAGTTTCAGAAAAATTATTTTGTTATAGCGTAGCTTGTGGTGTTCGCGGCTTGGATTTGCTGCTCAAATATTTTTGTCGATTTGACGTGTAAAGGAGGGGGATAGATATGAAATGGGCAGATCGAATGCGGGTGAGGCTACATTCGGGAGCGAACAGTCTAGGTAATCTCAGTGTTGAACTGTTCCACTATCTTGCTCTATTTGGGATCGGTGCGATTACTGTTTATGCAGGTATTACGACATTCATCGACATGCTTCATCAAGACAAAATCAGCGTCGATGACATTCTACTGCTATTCATCTATCTCGAATTACTGGCGATGAGCGGAATTTACTTTCGCACAAATCATATGCCGCTCAGGTTTTTGCTTTACATAGGGGTTACAGCCTTGATTCGGCTACTGATTAGCGATGTGTCGCATCATAAGTCACCGGATGAAGGGATTCTCTATCTGACTGGGGGAGTGGTTCTGCTTTCCGTTTCGATTCTCGTCGTGCGGTATGCTTCTGCTAGGTTTCCATCAGTAAAAGAGAAGACGGATTGACGATGTGAGCCGCTTGCGGGCGGCTTTTCCTTTTTTAAGCTTATGCTGCGGAGGTAAGGGATCTTAAATTTAGTCCAAGGAAGCGATCGAGAAGAGTATTCGTGCTGACGATGGGGGAGAAAGCTAGGGCTTCAATGGTTTTCGTAAAAATGAAATGATCAGTCAAATTTATCCGCAGATAAATAGTTGCAGTCACCCCTATCTGGATCATGGAGTAATCGTGGATATATATTTCTTAAATATAGTTGGTTTTTGATTTGTATTTTAAGTGTGTAGCAATTACTGCCTTGGGGCGAGACTGATTGGTGATGTTTACACGATGAAGTCCATGATTCGGATTGTGTTTGTGTAGGGGATGCCTCTATTTTTATCTATTCTGGCTATGATATTATTCATTAAATAAATCTACATCAAGTATGTCGTTGATACGATAAAGAGGTCGTCGATGATGCTTGGGATTGCAGGGAAGCTTTTCGGGGAGGGGCATTAAAAATGCCCCTGGGTTTTAGCTGAAAATACAAGCTTCTAATTCTTTGTAAGATGCGGATTCAGAAGGAAAGACCTTGGCAATGTTCAATTTTAGTTTGTCAGCGTTTATGCTTGTAGATAATCCGCAAATATTTCTTATTCTTGATACTTCGTCCTTTATGCTCTGGTTTTCTATGTCCGTCGCTAAGTTGTCGTAAGCTACCTCGTCAAAGGTGGTGCTTTGGCTGCTGCAATATGCTTTTAACGCTTCTTTACTGAAAAGATAATTTTCGATTTCCCAGCGTTTGAGCATGCGATGGTTGTCAGGGTTGTTCTCTAAGTAACGATCTCGATCCTGTTGGGTGATAGGTTTTCCAGAACCAGAATCTCTGTCTTTTAGTACAAGTACCTCTACCGATGGTAATGCCTTCGAAAGAATAGCTATTGCTATTTCGCTTCTCTGGTCTAACTCTGTATTTCCACCGCTGGATATGAAAAGAGTATCAGGGTGCTTTTCGTTAAAGATACTGTTGAATGCTTGAGCGTCCATGCCTCGCTCTCTTCCTCCAGAACCAGGACTGTCACGGCCTTCGCAATAGACTATCCTTTTGGGACTGAGTAGATGTGTTAGATCATCTAAGGCTATAGAAAATATCTTACGCCATATCGTTAAGGTTTTTTCTGATGGCTTGAGAGTAACCGACTCTGTTGAGTACTTGTTGTTTGGGTCGAAGTATATGATTTGGCAGTTTTCTTTGAAATTCTCCTGAAGTGCTCGCATGAACCCTATGCTGTGTGTTGTTATCCAAATTTGACAATTTTTTCCTATTAGTTTGTCTATTTCTATTAGTAGGTTTTTTTGTATTGATGTGTTTATGTGTAGTTCTGGTTCGTCGAGTAGAAAAACTGTATCATTGAAGTCGTCTTGCCTGAGATAAAGGTCGAGTAGTAAGTCTACAACTTCTTTCTCTCCAGATGAAAGGACGTTGAAAGAGAAGGTGGTGCGTTGACCTGTTTTTCGAAAGTATAAGGTTCCTTGAGAGCTTTCTATATTTCCTATGTTGTCGATTTCGATGTCTAAGCAGTTTCTTAAGGATTTATTTAGGTCTTCAATGATTTTTTCTTTTGCTTCGCTTGGTCGGCAGTCGTTTTCGTTCATGTATTTGTTAAATTTTATGTTGAGTCGTCTATAGCTTTCCTCCATCTTATCGTCTAAATCTGAAGCAGTCGTAGCTCCGTAGTTATTTAGTATTATGTCGCTTACGGCTTTGGAATCTTTTACGTCAAGGTGGCTGTTGTAGCGATAGGGGCTTCGGAATGAAAACATTGTGTTTTCTTTTCCTGCCCTTTCAGTTCTGTTCTGATAATAGTCCCCATTGTCAAAGTCTAGCTTTATGCTTTGGTAGTCTAATGACCTATCTCCTGTCATAGAGTGATATGTATAGTCCTTCCCTTGTTTATTTCCTATTTGTCCGTATGCATTGCTGTGGAAAAGAATTCCGTCTAATACGCTGCTTTTCCCGCAGCCATTAGGGCCAACCAACGCAATTAGTCTTGCTGGTTCTTCACCTAAGTCGATAGTGAGGTCGTGGAATCTTTTGTATCCATTAAATAAGCGAACTTTTTTAAGTCTCATAAAAACCTTCTATTAGGCATGGGTATGTAAGAAGGTATCATACCCACTCTAATAGTAGCTAGTTGCCCTTAAAAGCCGAATGTATAAGGATTTCGTGTGACAGGGCCCGGGCAGTGTTAGGACCCGTTGCTCAAGACCAACCACATGCCGATCCGCTTCCTGCTGTACGTGGCGATCACCGCCTTGACCCGCCTGCTGATCGGCGACGTCTCGCATCACAAGGCGCCCGACGTTGGGCTGCTGTACCTGTGCGGCGGCGTCCTGTTGCTGGCGTTTTCCATCCTGGTGGTGCGCTACGCCTCGTATCGCTACCCCTCCACCAAGGTGCTCGATGCCAACGGCAAGGAAGTGGAAGACGGCAAGTAAGGGTGGTATGCCGCTAATGCCGGTCGGGGCGGGCAGGGCTGTGAAATCCGGGGCGTGGCCGCGGCCTGGGATCACGCCAAGGGGGCGTGAGGTTTGCGCGCCGCCCTGGATATCAACATGAGCTTTGACGACTACGTGCTGACCGAAGAGATCCGCCAATACCTGAGCGCGTTCTTTCTCCCCCTGGGCATTGATCCGGACGCCACCTACGTCAACGAAATCGCCGATGTCATCGACGAAGAAGTGGTGAGTGTCCGCACCTTGGTGGAGGAGGCCGAATACTGGGTCGAGCGCGAGGAGATCCCGACCTACGACCAAGGGCTGGTCGGCGTGTTCCACGCACCGGCCACCTTCGACCCGGCATCGCGTGTAGGTGGCTTGCGCTTGTCCGACTTCGAGCGAGCCATAGACAACCTGTTGCTATCGCGCTGAATGCGAGATAGCCGGCGGCTTCGCGCGCGGCAGGCTGGCCAGGACCTCCACGGCGGTGCCGTGTTGGTCCGCGGCCAGGCCCAGGCGGATGCTGTCGATGACACGCTGCAGGCGTTGTGGATCGTTGCGCTGGGCGGCGGTGATCAACCGCTTGGCCGCTATCCCATCGTCGTCCGAGAGCGTGAGCATGATGCTGCCATCCAGGCTTTCGATACTCAGGTTGACCCGATAGTCGGGGGCGAAGGCATCGCTGATCTGGTCGAATGGATTGTGCATGGTCGTTTGTCTGCGAAGAATGACTGCAGGGGTTGACCGGGTGAACGCCAGGTTGGTTCAGGAAGGCTGACCAGCGGAAACGAAAACGCCCGGCATGTAGCCGGGCGTTGCCGTGCCCTACAGTGGGTCAGGCTTCGGGGTCACTCAGCTGCAGCACGCCACGTTTGCTGCGCAACTTGCCGTAGAAGTGTTCCAGCGCATTGTTCAGCTTGCTGGCGGCGCCATCGACCGCCTGGTCCAGAGAAGTGGCGGTGTGGGTCACGGAAATCGGTTGATGGCCTTTCGGGCGAGCCTCCATCTGGCAGCGTTTGTCATGCGGGCCGGGCTTGGTGCCGTTCTCGTCGCGCAGGTGGACCTCGATGCGGGTGAGGTCGTCCTCGTAACGTTCGAGGCTGCTTTCCAGCGTGCTGCGGACCCACTCATTGAGCCGGATGTTGCTTTCGATGTGATTGCTGCTGTTGACCTGGATTTGCATGATTCAATCCTTATTCAGCTTGCTCGCAAGAGGCGCGCCTAGGCCACTGAGGCCCTTGGAATTTCTTCGCCTCTTGACTCTAAAGTCAGGCAACGGCGAAGCGAAATCAACCCCCTTCGTAAAATAAATTTCCTGTTGCAAATCCAGCCAGCGAGCCGGTGGTACGCATCCCTTCAGCGATTGAACGCCGCCCTGTATTCGCCTGGCGTCGCCCCCAACGCC contains:
- a CDS encoding YebG family protein, which codes for MAVEVVYRSSRDPERLFMDKAEADRHDKMLELAERLADVLHKAVPSLTEQQVEEAGIYMAKNRDVFARAFKNQPDALAELLEGGTE
- a CDS encoding phosphate-starvation-inducible protein PsiE, encoding MDMKWADRMRVRLHSGANSLGNLSVELFHYLALFGIGAITVYAGITTFIDMLHQDKISVDDILLLFIYLELLAMSGIYFRTNHMPLRFLLYIGVTALIRLLISDVSHHKSPDEGILYLTGGVVLLSVSILVVRYASARFPSVKEKTD
- a CDS encoding AAA family ATPase, which translates into the protein MRLKKVRLFNGYKRFHDLTIDLGEEPARLIALVGPNGCGKSSVLDGILFHSNAYGQIGNKQGKDYTYHSMTGDRSLDYQSIKLDFDNGDYYQNRTERAGKENTMFSFRSPYRYNSHLDVKDSKAVSDIILNNYGATTASDLDDKMEESYRRLNIKFNKYMNENDCRPSEAKEKIIEDLNKSLRNCLDIEIDNIGNIESSQGTLYFRKTGQRTTFSFNVLSSGEKEVVDLLLDLYLRQDDFNDTVFLLDEPELHINTSIQKNLLIEIDKLIGKNCQIWITTHSIGFMRALQENFKENCQIIYFDPNNKYSTESVTLKPSEKTLTIWRKIFSIALDDLTHLLSPKRIVYCEGRDSPGSGGRERGMDAQAFNSIFNEKHPDTLFISSGGNTELDQRSEIAIAILSKALPSVEVLVLKDRDSGSGKPITQQDRDRYLENNPDNHRMLKRWEIENYLFSKEALKAYCSSQSTTFDEVAYDNLATDIENQSIKDEVSRIRNICGLSTSINADKLKLNIAKVFPSESASYKELEACIFS
- a CDS encoding DUF3509 domain-containing protein; protein product: MHNPFDQISDAFAPDYRVNLSIESLDGSIMLTLSDDDGIAAKRLITAAQRNDPQRLQRVIDSIRLGLAADQHGTAVEVLASLPRAKPPAISHSAR
- a CDS encoding HPF/RaiA family ribosome-associated protein, coding for MQIQVNSSNHIESNIRLNEWVRSTLESSLERYEDDLTRIEVHLRDENGTKPGPHDKRCQMEARPKGHQPISVTHTATSLDQAVDGAASKLNNALEHFYGKLRSKRGVLQLSDPEA